Proteins encoded in a region of the Candidatus Fusobacterium pullicola genome:
- a CDS encoding YggT family protein, whose protein sequence is MILIARIVDLLITVINTLIIIRVLLSWIAPMSRNGFTDLIYSTTEPILRPFRVLIPMGNMRMDISPIIAYFFFIILRRLIFMLIF, encoded by the coding sequence ATGATTTTAATAGCAAGAATAGTTGATTTATTAATAACAGTAATAAATACTCTTATTATAATAAGAGTACTTCTTTCTTGGATAGCACCAATGTCAAGAAATGGATTTACTGATTTAATATATAGTACAACAGAACCAATACTAAGACCTTTTAGAGTGCTTATACCTATGGGAAATATGAGAATGGATATTTCACCAATCATAGCATATTTCTTTTTCATAATTTTAAGAAGATTAATTTTTATGCTTATATTCTAA